The window AATGACCAATATCCCACGTGATACTTTCGCGTTTATGAAAGAACAAAACTTCTTCGACAAGATAACACATGCCCATGCCTATGGTGGTCCGGAGGCGTCGATGGATAGTGTTGAGTCGTTACTTAATGTACCGGTCGATTATTATGCTAGAGTCAATATGAAAGCTGTTGTTGAGATTGTCGATGAACTTGGTGGTATCGAATATGATGTACCGTTCGATATGGATGAACCGAATTCGATGGACAAAGGACGGATAGAGTTAGAAGAAGGCTTTCAACAATTGGACGGTGAAGAGACTCTCGCCATTGCGCGCTCAAGAAAATATGATGGTGACCTTGCTCGTGGTGCAAGACAAGTCGATGTCGTTCAAAAAATTATCGAAAAAGCAAAATCTACTGGTGCATTAGACAATATGGATGAAATCTTAGAGATTATCCAAGACAATTCACAGCACAACTTCTCGTTTAAAGAAATTCAATCGCTCGCAAGTTATTACGCATTTAACACGGTTGATTTCAAAAAGGAACAACTCGAAGGCGATAATTATCAGCCAGGGAATGTCTATTATTATAAGCCAGATCCAGAAAGCTTATACACTTTATCTAAGAAAATTCGGAAAGATATCCATATGGATAAGCCAAATCCATTAGACTTTATTAATATACGTATTCAAGATTACGTCTATCCATATTATTTCGTGACGCCAGAACAACATGAATATGTGCCTGAAGCATTGCCTGAAGAGATTGAAGAAGACTTCCCATTAGAAGAAGCAGAAGAAGCCTTTGAACCAAAAGTATACGAAGAACCAAAAGAAGAATCTGTTGAATCTATTGAAGCTGTACCAGAAAGTGAGGGAGAAACATATGAAGAAACAGAAAGTGAATCAGAAAATCGAACGTATTAATCATTTATTTGATACACTCGAAGCACAAATTAAAGATCAAGGATTAGATCCCAATATTGAAGAACGTTACTTCTTTTTAAATGATACGCATCGAGACAATTTCGACCTTGTGCAGACATACTATTCCAACATCGTCACAAAACCGTACATTGAGGCCCAATGTTATCTTTTAGCACTACCAGATATATACGACAACGTGAATATATTCGATTATGACGAACCGTTAGATTGGGTTTTTAATGGAGATGATTATTCTGAAGTATTCCATAGTCTATCGATTTATAATCAAAATATCGTACAGATTGGATTAGAAGCAAACGGTGTCCTCACGTCAAACCCAACAGGGTTCGCACAAGCAATGTCACATTTCAACATCGAACAGATGAAAGTTTTCTGGCAGTTCACTGCGATTCATAGGAAAGAGGCGTTGTAAATGTCCAATAAAGTTCAGCAAGCCAATACATTTGTATTGTTTGGTCACTGTGTCAGAATTCGATTTGAAGTGTTCGTAATGGAACAAAACGTTCCAAGCCATGAAGAGTTAACTGGACAAGAAGATGAGTTCATCCACTTCATCGCACAA of the Abyssicoccus albus genome contains:
- a CDS encoding DUF2538 family protein — its product is MKKQKVNQKIERINHLFDTLEAQIKDQGLDPNIEERYFFLNDTHRDNFDLVQTYYSNIVTKPYIEAQCYLLALPDIYDNVNIFDYDEPLDWVFNGDDYSEVFHSLSIYNQNIVQIGLEANGVLTSNPTGFAQAMSHFNIEQMKVFWQFTAIHRKEAL
- a CDS encoding LCP family protein, producing MNKTIRYTLYIICYLLIIIPIVHFANLYFTTGSAVDNSFGGIERNKSDLRDNKVEPTKDSINILLLGIDYSESRQEAHNQSIDRSRTDSIILVTLDNEDQEVRMTNIPRDTFAFMKEQNFFDKITHAHAYGGPEASMDSVESLLNVPVDYYARVNMKAVVEIVDELGGIEYDVPFDMDEPNSMDKGRIELEEGFQQLDGEETLAIARSRKYDGDLARGARQVDVVQKIIEKAKSTGALDNMDEILEIIQDNSQHNFSFKEIQSLASYYAFNTVDFKKEQLEGDNYQPGNVYYYKPDPESLYTLSKKIRKDIHMDKPNPLDFINIRIQDYVYPYYFVTPEQHEYVPEALPEEIEEDFPLEEAEEAFEPKVYEEPKEESVESIEAVPESEGETYEETESESENRTY